From Phalacrocorax carbo chromosome 8, bPhaCar2.1, whole genome shotgun sequence, a single genomic window includes:
- the HSBP1 gene encoding heat shock factor-binding protein 1 gives MAETDPKTVQDLTAVVQTLLQQMQDKFQTMSDQIIGRIDDMSCRIDDLEKNIADLMTQAGVEELEGENKTPATNKS, from the exons ATGGCCGAGACCGACCCGAAGACGGTGCAGGACCTCACCGCCGTG GTGCAGACGTTGCTTCAGCAAATGCAGGACAAATTTCAAACCATGTCTGACCAAATAATTGGaagaa TCGATGACATGAGCTGTCGCATAGATGACCTGGAGAAGAACATAGCAGACCTCATGACACAAGCGGGAGTGGAAGAATTGGAAGGCGAGAACAAGACCCCTGCTACTAACAAGAGTTAA